CCGGATGAGGCTGGTACGGCTCTTCGAGAAACCGGCGGTTCTCGTCGGAGAGGCGCACGCTCAGCGCGTCCACCGCCTCGTCGAGATGGTGCATCTTGCTCGCGCCGACAATGGGGGCACTCACGCCTTCCTGTTGCAGCAGCCAGGCAATCGCGACCTGGGCCGAGGACACATCGAGCTGCTGCGCGACCTGGACCGTGCGCTCGGCGATCTGGTAGTCGCCCTCGGTGCGGTACAGCCGCTCACCAAAAGCGTCCGACCGGGCCCGCACGGTCTGCGCTTCACCACCTTTGCGGTTGCCGGCCAGAAAGCCACGCGCGATCGGACTCCAGGGAATCACGCCGACGCCCTCTTCGCAGCAGAGCGGCATCATCTCGCGTTCTTCCTCGCGGTAGACGAGGTTATAGTGGTTCTGCATGCTGACAAAGCGCGTCCAGCCGTGCAGGTCGGCCAGGTACAGGCTCTTTGCGAACTGGTAGGCCAGACCGCTTGACGCGCCGATGTAGCGCACCATGCCGAGCCTGACCAGGTCGTGCAGCGCCTGCAAGGTCTCTTCGAGCGGTGTTTCGGGGTCGAAGCGGTGAATCTGGTAAAGGTCGATGTAATCGGTGCCCAGACGCTTCAGGCTGGCGTGCACGGCGTCCATGATGTGCTTGCGGGATAATCCACGATCATTGGGTCCTTTTCCCATGGGGTTGAAGACCTTGGTGGCGATGACCACCTCTTCGCGGCGGGCAAAGTCCCGGAGGGCGCGTCCCACCACCTCCTCGCTGCGCCCGACCGAATACATGTCAGCGGTGTCGAAGAAATTGACCCCCAGCTCCAGTGCGCGCTGCACAAAGGGCCGGCTTTCTTCTTCTCCCAGCACCCAGTCGCGCCATTTCGGGTCGCCGTAGGTCATGGTGCCCAGACAGATGCGCGAAACCTTCAGACCGCTCTTGCCCAGCCGCACGTAGTCCATGAGCGACCCTACCTTGCAGGGCACCGCACAGAGAGTAACAGCCAGCCCTTTTGGTCTTGGAAGGCAGTTTGTCGCCGATCAATCGTCCTGGCTGGCTAACACGATGGCCAGGGTGCAGCGGGAGCTGCAGATACGCTGGCCCTGCCCGTTCACGATCTCGATGTTCCAGACATGAGTGCTGCGGCCCCGATGCAAGGGAGTGGCGGTCGCGGTGACCTCGCCCTCGCGAACCCCTCGCAGATGATTGGCGTTGATCTCCAGGCCAACCGCGCCCTGCCCCCGCTCGGCGACGTTGAGCCACGCGCCCACCGACGCCACGGTTTCCGCAAGCGCCACCGAAGCCCCGCCGTGAAGCAGACCAAAAGGCTGGTGCACCCGCCGGACGACGGGCATGCGGGCCACCACGCGTTCCTTGGACACCTCGACGAATTCGATGCCCAGAGTACGCATGAGCGTTTCGTCTTGCCGCTGACCCATCTGGTCCATCAGGTGCTGAACTTCAGGGTCAATCAGGGGCTGTTTCACGGGTTCTCCTTCTGCGGGTCGTGTTAATGCACCGAATTCAGGTCCGGTCAGGGCGCAGAATCAGGCAGGTGGTGGTGGCGTGCGCGACGAGCTTGCCACGGGCATCGTGCATGCGGCCCTCCGCAGTCGCGGTGCGCGCGCCCACGTGAATGATCGTTCCGACGCAGGCAACCTCACCGCTGTCCACGCCGAGGGGCCGCAGGATGTTGGTCTTGAGCTCCAGCGTGGTGTAACCCACCCCGGCGGGCAGTGCGGTATGCACCGCGCAGCCCATCACCGAATCCAGCAGGGTCGCGAATACGCCGCCATGCACGCTGCCGATAGGGTTGTAGTGCCGCTCGTCGGGAGTGAAGACAAACTCGACTCGGCCCTGTAGTGCCGTGACCGGGCGGATGCCCAGCAGCCGGAAGATCGGCGGCTCTGGCAGGTCTCCCCGCCCGATGGCCTGCAGAAAATCGAGCCCGCTCATGGTGGGCAGGGCGCGTGCACTGACCTGCGGATCAAACCAGGTGACGCTGAGCGAACGCTCCGGACCGAAACCCGAAGCCCCGGAAGCCGCCAGAGGCCCAGGATTCGGCGATGGGGATTCGGGATCGGACATGTGGACCTCCAACATTGAATCTGGTGCAAAAGCAAAGCGCCCGGCAACAGCGGTCAAATCACGAGCGCATTAAGGCGTAATGCCGCTCAAAAGCCAGCATAGGCGCGGACGTCCCGGCCCACACAGCGGCCAGCACTTCTCCGGCCTCAGCCGAACCGTCCTGCTGCAGACAGCCCGTTTGCCGGCAAACTTCCCCAGATTCAGCCGGACTGAGAAGTCTCGTCCGCGCCCAACTCCTGCAGCAGGTACGCGCTGGTCAGGATGCCGTTGTGGTAGTCCTCCAGCGCGAACGATTCATTGGGGGAGTGCGGGGCGTCCTCGTTGAGGCCCAGGTCGACCAGCAGCACGGGCGCGCCCAGAATGGCGCGGAAGCTCGCCACGATGGGAATCGAGCCGCCCGTGCGACCGAAAGCGGCCTTCTTGCCGTAGACGCGCTGCAGGGCGCGGTCGGCAGCCGCGATGTACGGTGAATCGAGGTCCATGGCGATGGGCTGACCGCCGTGATGGTCAATCACCTTGACGCTGACTCCTTGCGGCGCGAGCGAGGTGATGTAGTCCTGCGCGAGCTTGGTGATGCGCGCTGGGTCCTGTCCGGGCACGAGGCGCATGCTGATCTTGGCGCCCGCCTTGGCGGCGATGACCGTCTTGCTGCCCTCGCCCTGATAGCCGCCCCAGATGCCGTTCACGTCGAGGGTCGGGCGGGCCCACAGACGTTCCAGGGTGCTGTACCCCGCTTCGCCTGGCAGCGCACTGACGCCGATCGAGGCCGCGAACTCCTGGTCACTGTGCGGCAGCTGCGCCCACATCGCGCGTTCCTGCTCGGTCAGTTCCGCAATAGAGTCATAAAAACCGGGGATGGTGATGCGTCCCTGCTCGTCCTTGAGCCGCGCGATGATCTGCGCGAGCGCGTTGATCGGGTTGGGCGCGGCCCCACCGTAGCTGCCGCTATGCAGGTCCCGGTTGGCGCCCTGCACGTGCACCTCGATGTAGGAAAGACCTCGCAGGCCGTAGGTGACGGTGGGCACGTCCCTGGCGAAGCGCGAGCCGTCCGAGATCACGATGACGTCGCAGGCAAGCTCCTCGGCACGTTCACGCAGGTAGGTTTCGAGGTTCGGGCTGCCCACCTCCTCCTCGCCTTCGAGCAGGAACTTGACGTTGACGGGCAGGTCGCCCTGCCCGAGCAGCAGCTCCACGCCCTGCACGTGCGCGTAGGCCTGGCCCTTGTCGTCGGTGGCGCCGCGCGCGTAGATGCGCCCGTCACGCACGGTGGGCTCGAAGGGGTCGCTGAGCCACTCGCCCTCGGGCGCTTCGGGCTGCACGTCGTAATGTCCGTAGATCAGCACCGTGGGTCTCTCCGGTGACGCCACGCGCTCGGCGTACACCACCGGGTGCCCGGCCGTCCGGTCGACGCGGGCCGTGAAACCCAGGGAGGCGAGCTTGCTTTGCAGAAACTCGGCGGCGCGCAGCATGTCACCCTTGCGCCTGGAGTCGGCGGAGACGGAGGGAATACGCAGAAAGTCGAACAGCTCGGCGTCGGCGCGTGCAGCGTCGAGCGCATCGTTCAGGGGAGGAAGCGAGGTCATGCGCGGATGATACCAGGGACGCGCGGTGTCACTGCACCCGCGCGAACACCAGGGTGTCACGCAGCCTCGATGGGTCGTCGGCGGCCACGTCCTCATTTCTCAGGCGCCCCTCAAGCTCGAAGCCCAGCCGCGTCGGAACGCCCTGGCTGCGCAGGTTCAGGGCGTCACACCGGATTTCGAGGCGGCGGGCACCGAGCGCGCCCTGCGCCATCTCACACAGTGCACCGACGGCCTCGGTCATCAGGCCCTGGCGGGAAAAGCGGGAATCCTGCCAGTAGCCGATCTCGAATTTGGGCACGCCCCAATCGATGTGCTGCAGGCCGGCCACTCCGACAAACGCTTCTCCGTCACGCAGAAACAGCAGGTAGCGCAACTCCCGACGCAGCACGAAATTCGCCTGGGCACGACGGACGTTCGCCTCGAAGCGCGCCGGTTCGGGCTCTTCCTGCGCGAAGACCATCCAGGGTTTCAACTCGGTCAGGGAAGCCCGAACCGCGGCGCAGATGGCGTCGCCGTCGCCTGCGCGTGGTGCGCGCAGCAGCAGACGAGGAGTGAACAGCTGCTCGGGAACGGACCGAAGTTCATCTCGTGTCACCTGCGCAGCATAGCGGCCAAGTCAGCCATGCCGCGCCGGTAAAACCCGCAGCCGGTCGGGCCACCCTCAGGCAGGCAGCAGTTCACCGGGCTCGGCCGCAAAAGAAACGATCTGCTCGATTCCCAGTGGGCCCAGACGCACCAGAAATCCGGCGCGGGGATGATACGCCAGCCCGCCGTCCACGTTCAGGCCGCGCCCATCCGCGTACAGCAGAGGACTCTGCACGGCCGGAGGCGGCACGTCCAGCACGTACGCGATGGGTGTATGTCCGTGCACAAGCCGCTCGCCGCCATAGGAAGCGAGCAGCTCCCCCACCACCGACGCACCCTCGGGGCCCCGAAAGGCATCCCGCTCGGCAAACTCGCGGATCAGGGCGTCCCACACGAGAGGATCGCTGCTTGCCAGAAGGTGGCT
The Deinococcus peraridilitoris DSM 19664 genome window above contains:
- a CDS encoding hotdog fold thioesterase: MKQPLIDPEVQHLMDQMGQRQDETLMRTLGIEFVEVSKERVVARMPVVRRVHQPFGLLHGGASVALAETVASVGAWLNVAERGQGAVGLEINANHLRGVREGEVTATATPLHRGRSTHVWNIEIVNGQGQRICSSRCTLAIVLASQDD
- a CDS encoding GNAT family N-acetyltransferase produces the protein MTRDELRSVPEQLFTPRLLLRAPRAGDGDAICAAVRASLTELKPWMVFAQEEPEPARFEANVRRAQANFVLRRELRYLLFLRDGEAFVGVAGLQHIDWGVPKFEIGYWQDSRFSRQGLMTEAVGALCEMAQGALGARRLEIRCDALNLRSQGVPTRLGFELEGRLRNEDVAADDPSRLRDTLVFARVQ
- a CDS encoding aldo/keto reductase is translated as MDYVRLGKSGLKVSRICLGTMTYGDPKWRDWVLGEEESRPFVQRALELGVNFFDTADMYSVGRSEEVVGRALRDFARREEVVIATKVFNPMGKGPNDRGLSRKHIMDAVHASLKRLGTDYIDLYQIHRFDPETPLEETLQALHDLVRLGMVRYIGASSGLAYQFAKSLYLADLHGWTRFVSMQNHYNLVYREEEREMMPLCCEEGVGVIPWSPIARGFLAGNRKGGEAQTVRARSDAFGERLYRTEGDYQIAERTVQVAQQLDVSSAQVAIAWLLQQEGVSAPIVGASKMHHLDEAVDALSVRLSDENRRFLEEPYQPHPVLGI
- a CDS encoding dipeptidase, which encodes MTSLPPLNDALDAARADAELFDFLRIPSVSADSRRKGDMLRAAEFLQSKLASLGFTARVDRTAGHPVVYAERVASPERPTVLIYGHYDVQPEAPEGEWLSDPFEPTVRDGRIYARGATDDKGQAYAHVQGVELLLGQGDLPVNVKFLLEGEEEVGSPNLETYLRERAEELACDVIVISDGSRFARDVPTVTYGLRGLSYIEVHVQGANRDLHSGSYGGAAPNPINALAQIIARLKDEQGRITIPGFYDSIAELTEQERAMWAQLPHSDQEFAASIGVSALPGEAGYSTLERLWARPTLDVNGIWGGYQGEGSKTVIAAKAGAKISMRLVPGQDPARITKLAQDYITSLAPQGVSVKVIDHHGGQPIAMDLDSPYIAAADRALQRVYGKKAAFGRTGGSIPIVASFRAILGAPVLLVDLGLNEDAPHSPNESFALEDYHNGILTSAYLLQELGADETSQSG
- a CDS encoding PaaI family thioesterase; this translates as MSDPESPSPNPGPLAASGASGFGPERSLSVTWFDPQVSARALPTMSGLDFLQAIGRGDLPEPPIFRLLGIRPVTALQGRVEFVFTPDERHYNPIGSVHGGVFATLLDSVMGCAVHTALPAGVGYTTLELKTNILRPLGVDSGEVACVGTIIHVGARTATAEGRMHDARGKLVAHATTTCLILRPDRT